The proteins below are encoded in one region of Pseudomonas ekonensis:
- a CDS encoding spinster family MFS transporter — MQHSTQAANAWRILFLLFLANLFNFFDRTIPAIIIEPIRMEWHLSDFQLGIVGTAFTIVYAIAGLPLGRMADTGSRSKLMGWGLAAWSALTAVNGMVGSFWSFLLVRMGIGIGEASYAPAANSLIGDLFPAHRRARAMGIFMLGLPLGLLLAFFTIGAMVKAFDSWRAPFFIAAVPGLVLAVFMFFIKEPKRGAAETVQVSQAPVDRPIRRVLAVPTFLWLVMAGLCFNFATYACNSFLVPMLQRYFLMPLQEAAVATGLIVGVTGLIGLTLGGWVADKVHQRVANGRLLFAGFSLIVSTLCTAWALHAGRIEIGVFVAVFSVGWLFAYNFYTCVYTAIQDVIEPRLRATAMALFFAGLYLLGGGLGPVVVGGLSDHFAQSAMLAAGAGEMSEAFKAVGLHDAMYLIPVALFLTMVFLFLASRCFVRDAQRMKAGLAAVVVPQAEAATA, encoded by the coding sequence ATGCAGCACTCGACCCAAGCGGCGAATGCCTGGCGCATTCTGTTCCTGCTGTTCCTGGCCAACCTGTTCAATTTCTTCGACCGCACCATTCCGGCGATCATCATCGAGCCGATCCGTATGGAATGGCACCTCAGCGACTTTCAGCTGGGGATCGTCGGCACGGCCTTCACCATCGTTTACGCCATCGCCGGCCTGCCGCTGGGGCGCATGGCCGACACCGGTTCGCGCAGCAAGCTGATGGGCTGGGGCCTGGCGGCCTGGAGCGCGCTGACGGCGGTCAACGGCATGGTCGGCAGCTTCTGGAGCTTCCTGCTGGTGCGCATGGGCATCGGCATCGGCGAGGCCAGCTATGCGCCGGCCGCCAACTCGCTGATCGGCGATCTGTTCCCGGCCCACCGCCGGGCGCGGGCCATGGGCATTTTCATGCTGGGCCTGCCGCTGGGGCTGCTGCTGGCGTTCTTCACCATCGGCGCGATGGTCAAGGCCTTCGACAGCTGGCGCGCGCCGTTCTTCATCGCGGCGGTGCCGGGGCTGGTGCTGGCGGTGTTCATGTTCTTCATCAAGGAACCCAAGCGCGGCGCGGCGGAGACCGTGCAGGTGTCCCAGGCGCCCGTCGACAGGCCGATCCGGCGGGTGCTGGCGGTGCCGACCTTCCTGTGGCTGGTGATGGCCGGGCTGTGCTTCAACTTCGCCACCTATGCCTGCAACTCGTTTCTGGTGCCGATGCTGCAGCGCTATTTCCTGATGCCGTTGCAGGAGGCGGCGGTCGCCACCGGGTTGATCGTCGGCGTCACCGGGCTCATCGGCCTGACCCTCGGCGGTTGGGTCGCCGACAAGGTCCATCAGCGGGTGGCCAACGGGCGGCTGCTGTTCGCCGGGTTCAGCCTGATCGTCTCGACCCTGTGCACGGCCTGGGCGCTGCATGCCGGGCGCATCGAAATCGGCGTGTTCGTGGCGGTGTTCAGTGTCGGCTGGCTGTTTGCCTACAACTTCTACACCTGCGTCTACACGGCGATCCAGGACGTGATCGAACCGCGCCTGCGGGCCACGGCGATGGCGCTGTTCTTCGCCGGGCTGTACCTGTTGGGCGGGGGCCTCGGGCCGGTGGTGGTGGGCGGCCTGTCGGATCACTTTGCGCAGTCGGCGATGCTGGCGGCGGGCGCCGGGGAAATGAGCGAAGCGTTCAAGGCCGTCGGCCTGCATGACGCGATGTACCTGATTCCGGTGGCGCTGTTCCTGACGATGGTGTTCCTGTTCCTGGCGTCGCGGTGCTTTGTGCGCGACGCCCAGCGGATGAAGGCGGGGCTGGCGGCGGTGGTGGTGCCGCAGGCTGAGGCGGCGACGGCGTGA
- a CDS encoding YkgJ family cysteine cluster protein: protein MSEASPCLNCGACCSHFRVSFFWGECASAGGTVPDELVTQISPSRVAMNGTDCKSPRCTALVGEVGSTVHCSIYEQRSSPCREFESSWENGEQNTDCDKARARFGLPPLEPHWAQTPYEQSA, encoded by the coding sequence ATGTCCGAAGCCAGTCCGTGTCTGAATTGCGGTGCCTGCTGTTCCCATTTCCGCGTGTCCTTTTTCTGGGGCGAGTGCGCCTCTGCCGGCGGAACGGTGCCTGACGAGCTGGTGACGCAGATCAGCCCCAGCCGGGTGGCGATGAACGGCACCGACTGCAAGTCGCCCCGCTGCACCGCGCTGGTCGGCGAGGTGGGCAGCACGGTGCACTGCTCGATCTACGAGCAGCGCTCCAGCCCTTGCCGGGAGTTCGAGTCGTCCTGGGAAAACGGCGAACAGAACACCGACTGCGACAAGGCCCGCGCCCGCTTCGGCCTGCCGCCGCTGGAGCCGCACTGGGCGCAGACGCCTTACGAACAGAGCGCCTGA
- a CDS encoding putative bifunctional diguanylate cyclase/phosphodiesterase → MEWLGLQFVAELPQSGQVILNCTYDALLVLVAYLVACAASFATLDMAERVGHAEDPASQRFWRWIGALCLAGGIWAMHFIGMLAFQAPIDIQYDLPVTLFSLLIALFASWLAMHTLSEAQPSLLQYLKTAVVIGLGIAGMHYVGMAAMRSAATAWYDPTLFTVSILIAVGASFAALWVAGRLRDGAGLYLQLLKYAAALILGAGILSMHFTGMAALRLVLPENSLPALPPESGHMQLGLTVALITLLILGSAISAALADKKLQHKENDLRRVNTLLTQLDQARMSLQQVANYDALTNLINRRGFNQIFAEKLSQKTKEGGMLAVMFLDIDHFKRINDSLGHDAGDELLKVIARHIKGSVRSHEDVVARFGGDEFCILIGLRDREEARNLAQRIMHKMKEPIELAGRRMVMTTSIGISLFPEDGTTCEELLKHADLALYQSKGAGRNGLHFFNANLKNRATLELQLEEELRLALREENGLTLHYQPIFELRSGRVTKLEALVRWQHPVHGLLTPDRFIAIAETNGLIAELDNWVLRKACEDLGELSRHGCDELKIAWNCSPLNLAREELADEIETALRTAGVSPERLELEVTENALMGNIANTLVLLRQIRALGVSLSIDDFGTGYSSLAYLKRLPLNTLKVDRSFILDIPKATADMEIVQAIIVMAHTLHLQVVTEGVESLEQYEFLERSGCDFIQGYLLSRPVPLSELRPVLEEIDQRKHAHAVNPLSRARGTSAPVSLDPAAKSPGSHAGASVVRPIR, encoded by the coding sequence ATGGAGTGGCTTGGTTTACAGTTCGTTGCCGAGTTGCCGCAGAGCGGGCAGGTCATCCTCAATTGCACCTATGACGCCTTGCTGGTGCTGGTGGCCTACCTGGTCGCCTGCGCGGCGAGCTTCGCCACCCTCGACATGGCCGAACGGGTCGGGCACGCCGAAGACCCGGCCTCGCAGCGGTTCTGGCGCTGGATCGGCGCCCTGTGCCTGGCCGGCGGCATCTGGGCCATGCACTTCATCGGCATGCTGGCGTTCCAGGCGCCGATCGACATCCAGTACGACCTGCCCGTCACGCTGTTTTCCCTGCTGATCGCGCTCTTCGCCTCGTGGCTGGCGATGCACACCCTGAGCGAGGCGCAGCCGAGCCTGCTGCAATACCTCAAGACCGCCGTCGTCATCGGCCTGGGCATCGCCGGCATGCATTACGTCGGCATGGCGGCCATGCGTTCCGCCGCCACGGCCTGGTACGACCCCACCCTGTTCACGGTGTCGATCCTGATCGCCGTCGGCGCCAGCTTCGCCGCGCTGTGGGTGGCCGGCCGCCTGCGCGACGGCGCCGGCCTGTACCTGCAACTGCTCAAGTACGCGGCGGCGCTGATCCTCGGCGCCGGCATCCTGAGCATGCACTTCACCGGCATGGCCGCGCTGCGGCTGGTGCTGCCGGAGAACAGCCTGCCGGCGCTGCCGCCGGAATCCGGGCACATGCAACTGGGCCTCACGGTGGCGCTGATCACCCTGCTGATCCTCGGCAGCGCCATCAGCGCGGCGCTGGCCGACAAGAAGCTGCAGCACAAGGAAAACGACCTGCGCCGGGTCAACACCCTGCTCACCCAACTGGATCAGGCGCGCATGTCATTGCAGCAGGTGGCCAACTACGACGCACTGACCAACCTGATCAACCGACGCGGCTTCAATCAGATCTTCGCCGAAAAGCTCAGCCAGAAAACCAAGGAAGGCGGGATGCTGGCGGTGATGTTCCTCGACATCGACCATTTCAAGCGCATCAACGACAGCCTCGGCCACGACGCCGGCGACGAACTGCTCAAGGTCATCGCCCGGCACATAAAAGGCTCGGTGCGCAGCCATGAGGACGTGGTCGCCCGCTTCGGCGGCGACGAGTTCTGCATCCTCATCGGCCTGCGCGACCGTGAAGAGGCGCGCAACCTGGCCCAGCGCATCATGCACAAGATGAAGGAGCCGATCGAACTGGCCGGGCGGCGGATGGTGATGACCACCAGCATCGGCATCAGCCTGTTCCCGGAGGACGGCACCACCTGCGAAGAGCTGCTCAAGCACGCGGACCTGGCGCTGTACCAATCCAAGGGCGCCGGGCGCAACGGCCTGCACTTCTTCAACGCCAACCTCAAGAACCGCGCCACCCTGGAGCTGCAGCTGGAGGAGGAACTGCGCCTGGCCCTGCGCGAAGAGAACGGCCTGACGCTGCATTACCAGCCGATCTTCGAGCTGCGCAGCGGCCGGGTCACCAAGCTTGAGGCGCTGGTGCGCTGGCAGCATCCGGTGCACGGCCTGCTGACCCCGGACCGGTTCATCGCCATCGCCGAGACCAACGGCCTGATCGCCGAGCTGGACAACTGGGTGCTGCGCAAGGCCTGCGAAGACCTGGGCGAGCTGTCCCGCCACGGCTGCGACGAGCTGAAGATCGCCTGGAACTGCTCGCCGCTGAACCTGGCGCGGGAGGAACTGGCCGACGAGATCGAAACCGCCCTGCGCACCGCCGGGGTCTCCCCCGAACGGCTGGAGCTGGAAGTCACCGAAAACGCCTTGATGGGCAACATCGCCAACACCCTGGTGCTGCTGCGCCAGATCCGCGCCCTCGGCGTGTCGCTGTCGATCGACGACTTCGGCACCGGCTACTCGTCGCTGGCCTACCTCAAGCGCCTGCCGCTGAACACCTTGAAGGTCGACCGCTCGTTCATCCTCGACATTCCCAAGGCCACCGCCGACATGGAGATCGTCCAGGCGATCATCGTCATGGCCCACACCCTTCACTTGCAGGTGGTCACCGAAGGCGTGGAAAGCCTGGAGCAATACGAATTCCTGGAGCGCTCGGGCTGCGATTTCATCCAGGGCTACCTGCTCAGCCGCCCGGTGCCGCTGAGCGAACTGCGGCCGGTGCTGGAAGAAATCGACCAGCGCAAGCACGCCCACGCGGTCAATCCGTTGAGCCGGGCCCGCGGTACATCTGCACCAGTGTCGCTGGATCCTGCTGCAAAAAGCCCTGGCTCCCATGCAGGCGCATCAGTTGTGCGGCCAATCCGCTGA
- a CDS encoding NAD(P)-dependent oxidoreductase — protein sequence MMSTLPSLGFAGIGLMGLPMCRRLLAAGYRLTVWNRNPAKCAPLVAAGARQVASPAELCAQADVVMLCLADTAVVREVVFGPAGIAEGAGRGQLLVDFSSLEPAATREMAAELLGRTGMGWLDSPVSGGVAGAEAGSLAIMVGGEAADLERVRPVLMSLGQRVTHMGGVGAGQVTKACNQMIVACNALVIAEVVALAESAGVDAGLIAEALAGGFADSRPLQILAPQMAASRFEPVKWHVRTLLKDLDTAVKFSRETGSATPLSGLAAQLMRLHGSQGFLQQDPATLVQMYRGPGSTD from the coding sequence ATGATGTCAACGCTACCTTCGTTGGGGTTCGCCGGAATCGGCCTGATGGGCCTGCCGATGTGCCGGCGGCTCTTGGCCGCGGGCTATCGGCTGACGGTGTGGAACCGCAACCCGGCCAAGTGCGCGCCGCTGGTGGCGGCGGGCGCCCGGCAAGTGGCGAGCCCCGCCGAACTGTGCGCTCAGGCCGACGTGGTGATGCTGTGCCTGGCCGACACGGCGGTGGTGCGCGAGGTGGTGTTCGGCCCGGCGGGCATCGCCGAAGGCGCCGGGCGCGGTCAGCTGCTGGTGGACTTCTCCAGCCTGGAGCCCGCCGCCACCCGCGAGATGGCCGCCGAACTCCTTGGCCGCACCGGCATGGGCTGGCTCGATTCCCCGGTGTCCGGCGGAGTGGCCGGTGCCGAGGCCGGCAGCCTGGCGATCATGGTCGGCGGCGAGGCGGCGGACCTTGAACGGGTGCGTCCGGTGCTGATGAGCCTGGGCCAGCGTGTGACCCACATGGGCGGCGTCGGCGCAGGCCAGGTGACCAAGGCCTGCAACCAGATGATCGTGGCCTGCAATGCCCTGGTGATCGCCGAAGTAGTGGCGCTGGCCGAAAGCGCCGGGGTCGACGCGGGCCTGATCGCCGAAGCCCTGGCCGGCGGATTCGCCGATTCCAGACCGCTGCAGATCCTCGCCCCGCAGATGGCCGCAAGCCGCTTCGAGCCGGTGAAGTGGCACGTGCGCACGTTGCTCAAGGATCTGGACACGGCGGTGAAGTTTTCCCGGGAGACCGGTTCGGCCACGCCGCTCAGCGGATTGGCCGCACAACTGATGCGCCTGCATGGGAGCCAGGGCTTTTTGCAGCAGGATCCAGCGACACTGGTGCAGATGTACCGCGGGCCCGGCTCAACGGATTGA
- a CDS encoding DUF2288 domain-containing protein produces the protein MNQEPSTLYAKLLGETATIAWKELEPFFAKGDLLWVSAELDLIAVAEAVASDDGKKVAAWLAEEKVAKLSATRARDFHERDPELWSVVVRPWILIQDRAQG, from the coding sequence ATGAATCAAGAACCTAGCACCCTCTATGCCAAGCTGCTTGGTGAAACCGCAACTATTGCGTGGAAAGAGCTGGAACCCTTCTTTGCCAAGGGTGACCTGTTATGGGTCAGTGCCGAGCTGGATTTGATCGCCGTCGCCGAGGCTGTGGCATCCGATGATGGCAAGAAAGTGGCTGCCTGGCTGGCCGAAGAGAAGGTCGCCAAGCTGTCTGCGACGCGGGCGCGGGACTTTCACGAGCGCGATCCCGAGCTTTGGTCGGTTGTGGTGCGGCCGTGGATTCTGATCCAGGACAGGGCGCAAGGTTGA
- a CDS encoding branched-chain amino acid ABC transporter substrate-binding protein, whose product MTKATKQISKLFAAMVLAGVASHSFAADTIKIGIAGPKTGPVTQYGDMQFVGAKQAIKDINAKGGVDGKMLEAKEYDDACDPKQAVAVANKVVNDGVKFVVGHLCSSSTQPASDIYEDEGVIMITPAATSPDITTRGYKLVFRTIGLDSAQGPAAGNYIADHVKPKVVAVLHDKQQYGEGIATAVKKTLEGKGVKVAVFEGLNAGDKDFSSIIQKLKQANVDFVYYGGYHPELGLILRQSKEKGLNAKFMGPEGVGNDSISQIAQDASEGLLVTLPKSFDADPANKAIVDAIKADGKDPSGPFVFPAYSAVELIAEGIKAAKSEDTAKVAEAIHAGTFKTPTGDLSYDAKGDLKDFKFVVYQWHFGKPKTEVSPQ is encoded by the coding sequence ATGACTAAGGCTACTAAGCAGATTTCCAAACTGTTTGCCGCTATGGTTCTGGCCGGGGTGGCCAGCCATTCGTTCGCCGCCGACACCATCAAGATCGGTATCGCAGGTCCCAAGACCGGCCCGGTGACCCAGTACGGCGACATGCAGTTCGTCGGCGCCAAGCAAGCCATCAAGGACATCAACGCCAAGGGCGGCGTCGACGGCAAGATGCTCGAAGCCAAGGAATACGACGACGCCTGCGACCCTAAACAAGCCGTAGCCGTAGCCAACAAAGTGGTCAACGACGGCGTCAAGTTCGTGGTCGGCCACCTGTGCTCCAGCTCCACTCAGCCTGCTTCGGACATCTACGAAGACGAAGGCGTGATCATGATCACCCCGGCGGCCACCAGCCCCGACATCACCACCCGTGGCTACAAGCTGGTGTTCCGCACCATCGGCCTGGACAGCGCACAGGGCCCTGCGGCCGGCAACTACATCGCCGACCACGTCAAGCCGAAGGTCGTCGCGGTTCTGCACGACAAGCAGCAGTACGGTGAAGGCATCGCCACCGCCGTCAAGAAGACCCTCGAAGGCAAAGGCGTGAAAGTGGCCGTGTTCGAAGGCCTGAACGCCGGCGACAAGGACTTCTCCTCGATCATCCAGAAACTCAAGCAAGCCAACGTCGACTTCGTCTACTACGGCGGCTACCACCCTGAGCTGGGCCTGATCCTGCGCCAGTCCAAGGAAAAAGGCCTGAACGCCAAGTTCATGGGTCCGGAAGGCGTCGGCAACGACTCCATCTCGCAGATCGCCCAGGACGCCTCCGAAGGCCTGCTGGTGACCCTGCCGAAGTCCTTCGACGCCGACCCTGCGAACAAGGCCATCGTCGACGCCATCAAGGCTGACGGCAAGGATCCGAGCGGTCCGTTCGTGTTCCCGGCCTACTCCGCCGTCGAGCTGATCGCCGAAGGCATCAAGGCCGCCAAGTCCGAAGACACCGCCAAGGTGGCCGAAGCCATCCACGCCGGCACCTTCAAGACGCCGACCGGCGACCTGTCCTACGACGCCAAGGGCGACCTGAAGGACTTCAAGTTCGTGGTCTACCAGTGGCACTTCGGCAAGCCCAAGACCGAAGTTTCCCCTCAGTAA
- the livH gene encoding high-affinity branched-chain amino acid ABC transporter permease LivH: MPEIYHFFQQLVNGLTIGSTYALIAIGYTMVYGIIGMINFAHGEVYMIGSYVAFIALAGLAMMGIHSLPLLMTAAFIASIVVTSAYGYSIERVAYRPLRGSNRLIPLISAIGMSIFLQNTVLLSQDSKDKSIPNLIPGSFSFGPGGAEEVLISYMQILVFVVTLIAMLGLTTFISRSRLGRACRACAEDIKMANLLGINTNNIIALTFVIGAALAAVAAVLLSMQYGVINPNAGFLVGLKAFTAAVLGGIGSIPGAMLGGLVLGVAEAFGADIFGDQYKDVVAFGLLVLVLLFRPTGILGRPEVEKV, translated from the coding sequence ATGCCTGAGATCTATCATTTTTTCCAACAGCTGGTTAATGGACTGACCATTGGCAGCACGTATGCGTTGATAGCCATTGGCTACACAATGGTTTACGGCATCATTGGAATGATTAACTTCGCCCATGGCGAGGTCTACATGATTGGTTCCTACGTGGCCTTCATCGCCCTTGCCGGGCTGGCCATGATGGGCATCCACTCACTGCCGCTGCTCATGACCGCCGCGTTCATCGCGTCGATCGTCGTCACCAGTGCCTACGGCTACAGCATCGAACGCGTCGCTTACCGCCCCCTGCGCGGCAGCAACCGTCTGATCCCGCTGATCTCCGCCATCGGCATGTCGATTTTCCTGCAGAACACTGTGCTGCTGTCCCAGGACTCCAAGGACAAATCCATCCCCAACCTGATTCCGGGGAGCTTCTCCTTCGGACCGGGCGGCGCCGAGGAAGTCCTGATTTCCTACATGCAGATCCTGGTCTTCGTCGTGACGCTGATCGCGATGCTCGGCCTGACCACGTTCATCTCCCGTTCCCGCCTGGGCCGCGCCTGCCGCGCCTGCGCCGAGGACATCAAGATGGCCAACCTGCTGGGCATCAACACCAACAACATCATCGCCCTGACCTTCGTCATCGGTGCCGCGCTGGCCGCGGTCGCCGCCGTGCTGCTGAGCATGCAGTACGGCGTGATCAACCCCAACGCCGGCTTCCTGGTGGGCCTGAAGGCCTTCACCGCGGCGGTCCTGGGCGGCATCGGCAGCATTCCGGGCGCGATGCTCGGCGGGCTGGTGCTGGGTGTGGCCGAAGCGTTCGGCGCCGACATCTTCGGCGACCAATACAAGGACGTGGTGGCGTTCGGTCTCCTGGTCCTGGTCCTGTTGTTCCGGCCGACCGGCATCCTGGGCCGTCCGGAGGTTGAGAAAGTATGA
- a CDS encoding high-affinity branched-chain amino acid ABC transporter permease LivM, with protein MSKHLKQALFSALLVWAVAFPVLGLKLSIVGINLEVHGTGPLTLTVIALCSVLMFLRVLFSEQFSALMRTDRGPLVSPKVSQFLTLPRTQRWIIIGLIVVALIWPFFGSRGAVDIATLILIYVLLGLGLNIVVGLAGLLDLGYVGFYAVGAYSYALLSHYFGWSFWLCLPIAGLMAASFGFLLGFPVLRLRGDYLAIVTLGFGEIIRLFLRNLTDLTGGPNGISNIPKPTFFGLSFERSASEGMQTFHEFFGLTYNPVSKVVFLYLVALLLALGALFIINRLLRMPIGRAWEALREDEIACRALGLNPTVIKLSAFTLGASFAGFAGSFFAARQGLVTPESFTFIESAIILAIVVLGGMGSQLGVILAAVVMILLPEMMREFSEYRMLMFGALMVLMMIWRPQGLLPMQRPHMELRK; from the coding sequence ATGAGCAAACATCTTAAACAAGCGCTGTTCAGCGCCCTGCTGGTCTGGGCCGTCGCCTTCCCTGTCCTCGGCCTCAAGCTGAGCATCGTCGGCATCAACCTCGAAGTGCACGGCACCGGCCCGCTGACGCTGACCGTCATCGCCCTGTGCTCGGTGCTGATGTTCCTGCGGGTGCTGTTCAGCGAACAGTTCAGTGCGCTGATGCGCACCGACCGCGGCCCGCTGGTCTCGCCCAAGGTCAGTCAGTTCCTGACCCTGCCGCGCACCCAGCGCTGGATCATCATCGGCCTGATCGTGGTCGCGCTGATCTGGCCGTTCTTCGGCTCGCGCGGCGCGGTGGACATCGCCACCCTGATCCTGATCTACGTGCTGCTGGGCCTGGGCCTGAACATCGTGGTGGGCCTGGCCGGCCTGCTCGACCTGGGCTACGTGGGCTTCTACGCCGTGGGCGCCTACAGCTACGCGCTGCTGTCGCACTACTTCGGCTGGAGCTTCTGGCTGTGCCTGCCGATCGCCGGCCTGATGGCGGCCTCCTTCGGCTTCCTGCTGGGCTTCCCGGTGCTGCGCCTGCGCGGTGACTACCTGGCCATCGTGACCCTGGGCTTCGGTGAGATCATCCGTCTGTTCCTGCGTAACCTCACCGACCTCACCGGCGGCCCGAACGGCATCAGCAACATCCCCAAGCCGACCTTCTTCGGCCTGAGCTTCGAACGCTCGGCCAGCGAAGGCATGCAGACGTTCCACGAGTTCTTCGGGCTGACCTACAACCCGGTGAGCAAAGTGGTGTTCCTGTACCTGGTGGCCCTGCTGCTGGCCCTGGGCGCGCTGTTCATCATCAACCGCCTGCTGCGCATGCCGATCGGCCGCGCATGGGAAGCGCTGCGCGAAGACGAGATCGCCTGCCGCGCGCTGGGCCTGAACCCGACCGTGATCAAGCTCTCGGCCTTCACCCTGGGCGCCAGCTTCGCCGGTTTCGCCGGCAGCTTCTTCGCCGCGCGCCAAGGCCTGGTGACCCCGGAGTCGTTCACCTTCATCGAGTCGGCGATCATCCTCGCCATCGTGGTGCTGGGCGGCATGGGCTCGCAGTTGGGCGTGATCCTGGCCGCCGTGGTGATGATCCTGCTGCCGGAAATGATGCGTGAGTTCAGCGAGTACCGGATGCTGATGTTCGGTGCCCTGATGGTGCTGATGATGATCTGGCGTCCACAAGGTCTGCTGCCGATGCAACGCCCACACATGGAGTTGCGCAAATGA
- the livG gene encoding high-affinity branched-chain amino acid ABC transporter ATP-binding protein LivG, which yields MSREILKVENLSMRFGGLLAVNGVALTVKEKQVVALIGPNGAGKTTVFNCLTGFYQPTGGSILLDGEPIQGLPGHKIALKGVVRTFQNVRLFKEMTALENLLIAQHRHLNTNFLSGLFKTPSFRKSEQQAMEYAGYWLDKVNLKEFANRPAGTLAYGQQRRLEIARCMMTRPRILMLDEPAAGLNPKETEDLKALISVLREEHNVTVLLIEHDMKLVMSISDHIVVINQGTPLANGTPEQIRDNPEVIKAYLGEA from the coding sequence ATGAGCCGCGAGATCCTGAAAGTCGAAAACCTGAGCATGCGCTTCGGCGGCCTGCTGGCGGTCAATGGCGTGGCCCTGACCGTGAAAGAGAAACAAGTGGTGGCGCTGATCGGGCCGAACGGCGCGGGCAAGACCACCGTGTTCAACTGCCTGACCGGCTTCTACCAGCCCACCGGCGGCAGCATCCTGCTGGACGGCGAGCCGATCCAGGGCCTGCCGGGCCACAAGATCGCGCTCAAGGGCGTGGTGCGCACCTTCCAGAACGTGCGCCTGTTCAAGGAAATGACGGCGCTGGAAAACCTGCTGATCGCCCAGCACCGCCACCTGAACACCAACTTCCTGTCCGGTCTGTTCAAGACCCCGTCGTTCCGCAAGAGCGAGCAGCAAGCCATGGAGTACGCCGGCTACTGGCTGGACAAGGTCAACCTCAAGGAGTTCGCCAACCGTCCCGCCGGCACCCTGGCCTACGGTCAGCAGCGCCGCCTGGAGATCGCCCGCTGCATGATGACCCGCCCGCGGATCCTCATGCTCGACGAACCGGCGGCCGGCCTGAACCCCAAGGAGACCGAAGACCTCAAGGCGCTGATCAGCGTGCTGCGCGAGGAGCACAACGTCACCGTGCTGCTGATCGAGCACGACATGAAGCTGGTCATGAGCATTTCCGACCACATCGTCGTGATCAACCAGGGCACGCCCCTGGCCAACGGCACGCCGGAACAGATCCGCGACAATCCCGAAGTGATCAAAGCCTACCTGGGGGAAGCGTAA
- a CDS encoding ABC transporter ATP-binding protein has translation MLQFENVSTFYGKIQALHSVNVEVRQGEIVTLIGANGAGKSTLLMTLCGSPRAHSGSIRYMGEELVGLDSSQIMRKSIAVVPEGRRVFARLTVEENLSMGGFFTDKGDYQEQMDKVLGLFPRLKERFTQRGGTMSGGEQQMLAIGRALMSKPKLLLLDEPSLGLAPIIIQQIFDIIEQLRKDGVTVFLVEQNANQALKIADRAYVLENGRVVMQGTGEALLTDPKVREAYLGG, from the coding sequence ATGCTGCAGTTCGAAAACGTTTCCACCTTCTACGGCAAGATCCAGGCCCTGCACAGCGTCAACGTCGAAGTCCGCCAGGGCGAGATCGTGACCCTGATCGGCGCCAACGGCGCCGGCAAGTCCACCCTGCTGATGACCCTGTGCGGCTCGCCCCGGGCCCACAGCGGCAGCATCCGCTACATGGGCGAGGAACTGGTCGGCCTGGACTCGTCGCAGATCATGCGCAAGAGCATCGCCGTGGTGCCGGAAGGCCGTCGGGTGTTTGCCCGCCTGACCGTGGAAGAGAACCTGTCCATGGGCGGATTCTTCACCGACAAGGGTGACTATCAGGAACAGATGGACAAGGTCCTCGGACTTTTCCCGCGCCTGAAAGAGCGTTTCACCCAACGCGGCGGCACCATGTCCGGCGGCGAACAGCAAATGCTCGCCATCGGCCGCGCGCTGATGAGCAAGCCCAAGCTGCTGCTGCTCGACGAGCCGTCGCTGGGCCTGGCGCCGATCATCATCCAGCAGATCTTCGACATCATCGAACAACTGCGCAAGGACGGGGTGACGGTGTTCCTGGTCGAGCAGAACGCCAACCAGGCGCTGAAGATCGCCGACCGGGCCTACGTGCTGGAGAACGGCCGGGTGGTGATGCAAGGCACCGGCGAGGCGCTGCTGACCGATCCCAAGGTGCGCGAGGCGTACCTGGGGGGTTAA
- the acpP gene encoding acyl carrier protein, which yields MSDVEQRVKKVVSEQLGVKAEDVTNGTSFVDDLGADSLDTVELVMGLEEEFEIEIPDEEAEKITTVQQAIDYATKRLKA from the coding sequence ATGAGCGATGTCGAGCAACGGGTGAAGAAAGTAGTCAGCGAGCAACTGGGTGTTAAAGCAGAGGACGTCACAAATGGCACCAGCTTTGTCGATGATCTGGGTGCCGACTCGCTGGACACTGTGGAACTGGTCATGGGGCTGGAAGAAGAGTTCGAGATCGAAATCCCGGACGAAGAGGCCGAAAAGATCACAACGGTTCAACAAGCGATCGATTACGCCACAAAGCGCCTCAAAGCATGA